A region of Anopheles merus strain MAF chromosome 2R, AmerM5.1, whole genome shotgun sequence DNA encodes the following proteins:
- the LOC121589677 gene encoding uncharacterized protein LOC121589677, with the protein MAAIVQPVPTRQPSPAGLLTTVASLPPSYKLQYGEVAGRPVPATGDSPLDLTVRQVTTTTATVVLGPITPPATPSPLKKRYREDNQLNVPAVKEEPLAKRAKPSAPEPLHIDIKKELATPAKTASPKSGQPDGPPKSTKNPPAALAPSKERRAKAIRKLKFDEENSSPVSGTIIISLEEALSGDTPRESGDIDPQFNLVEVSDEVRAELAAIPNVIGGYNCKLCRLEFEDAFGLAQHRCSCIVLLEYRCPECGKRFNCPANLASHRRWHKPRDQVGKKGGAAAAAAATRAEPSSDSTDSDSGGAQAGKFRCVQCDKTFKRPAYLKKHQLTHSRQAASKQGGKGATKQQPRPASPSPSSAQYRSEDSNHSNHSSQSVESGTATYTADSRQSQVVPQAPPPLAMFTTLASDDGGGGEHEFEVVNAAGYYQGPATVTFVRERAPSVASSSGRGSVALDDSDCEEERTLVINEDYREHVPEQEEEDDEMERQYRSAYCDRFTEEENLAAAALARLRNGPSVIRHTTALVV; encoded by the coding sequence ATGGCAGCAATCGTGCAACCCGTACCAACCCGCCAGCCGTCCCCAGCCGGTCTCCTGACCACGGTGGCCAGTCTGCCGCCCTCGTACAAGCTACAGTATGGTGAGGTGGCCGGAAGGCCGGTGCCCGCCACCGGCGACAGCCCGTTGGATTTGACCGTGCGCCaagtgacgacgacgacggcgacggtgGTGTTGGGTCCCATCACACCCCCCGCCACACCTTCGCCGCTGAAGAAGCGGTACCGCGAGGACAATCAGTTGAACGTGCCGGCGGTGAAGGAGGAACCACTGGCCAAGCGCGCCAAACCATCGGCCCCGGAGCCGCTCCATATCGACATCAAGAAGGAGCTGGCCACACCGGCCAAAACGGCCAGCCCGAAGAGCGGCCAGCCCGATGGGCCACCGAAAAGTACGAAAAATCCGCCCGCCGCGCTGGCCCCGTCCAAGGAGCGGCGCGCCAAAGCCATCCGGAAGCTGAAGTTCGACGAGGAAAACTCATCGCCCGTGTCCGGCACGATCATCATCTCGCTCGAGGAGGCACTGAGCGGTGACACGCCGCGCGAATCGGGCGACATCGATCCGCAGTTCAATCTGGTCGAGGTGTCGGACGAGGTGCGGGCCGAGCTGGCCGCCATCCCGAACGTGATCGGCGGCTACAACTGCAAGCTGTGCCGGTTGGAGTTTGAGGATGCGTTCGGGCTGGCGCAGCACCGCTGCTCCTGCATCGTGCTGCTCGAGTACCGGTGTCCCGAGTGCGGCAAGCGGTTCAACTGTCCCGCGAACCTGGCGTCGCATCGTCGCTGGCACAAACCGCGCGATCAGGTCGGCAAGAAGGGaggagcggcggcggcggcggcagcgaccCGTGCGGAACCGAGCAGCGATTCGACCGACTCGGACAGTGGAGGAGCTCAGGCGGGCAAGTTCCGGTGCGTCCAGTGCGACAAAACGTTCAAACGGCCGGCCTACCTCAAGAAGCATCAGCTAACGCACAGCAGGCAGGCAGCCAGCAAGCAGGGCGGAAAGGGGGCGACCAAGCAGCAGCCCCGACCGGCAAGCCCGAGCCCATCCAGCGCCCAGTATCGCAGCGAAGACTCGAACCATTCTAACCACTCCAGCCAATCGGTGGAAAGCGGCACAGCAACGTACACTGCTGACAGCAGACAGTCGCAAGTGGTGCCacaagcaccaccaccacttgcCATGTTCACCACGCTTGCCTCcgacgatggtggtggtggtgagcatGAGTTTGAGGTAGTAAACGCGGCCGGATACTATCAGGGACCGGCGACGGTGACGTTCGTGCGGGAGCGTGCCCCATCGGTAGCGTCCTCGTCGGGCCGGGGCAGTGTGGCCCTcgacgacagtgactgtgAGGAGGAGCGTACGCTCGTCATCAACGAGGACTACCGGGAGCACGTGccggagcaggaggaggaggacgatgagATGGAGCGCCAGTACCGGTCGGCCTACTGCGATCGTTTCACCGAGGAGGAAAATCTGGCCGCCGCAGCACTGGCCCGACTGCGCAACGGACCGTCCGTCATTCGCCACACGACGGCACTGGTGGTGTAA
- the LOC121589678 gene encoding protein-cysteine N-palmitoyltransferase Rasp, with translation MVQKPATELIVCAILYICFLIYSFYKNYELSNENLSNYHSLDAGWSLFNFRRRDDFDWEWEHYLGFVQRNGIYFLLHTIVMELTRRFCAKQVSTVLTIYGLVVIYSMYNLPVLAVIVAQSLSFYYANPPNYYRRAVWIKTFLWIAVINYFKVWYFYDKLNVHFGIDNDQLLELSLITSWNVIKCASFCLDKGAEGPSAKHYGLRDLLAYLLYFPLLLMGPAIVYSRFKTLHNLFKDELEPHTLPDRLWTLAKRLTMALFWTLVMLAGQHFLYVNLIQQDLVLLRHVNLWALYGLGFLMGQFFYIKYVVFYGVGIAFGRFDGIDMPAKPICIARVNQYSDMWKYFDRSLYEFLFKYIYTELCTKTSGLPRKVLASLATFAFIYIWHGVFLFILIWSLINWVCILLERLVNHCTPADSRWRAIIGTHVFIPSVLSNFFFFASERVGFIYLERTYTEGLSNYIGLYVASYCFYQTGQLVKIEQTNRANEAKRVN, from the exons ATGGTACAGAAACCAGCGACAGAATTGATCGTGTGCGCGATTTTGTACATTTGCTTCTTGATATATTCCTTCTACAAAAACTACGAGCTGAGCAATG AAAACTTGTCCAACTATCACAGTCTCGATGCCGGCTGGTCCCTGTTTAACTTCCGACGACGGGATGATTTCGATTGGGAATGGGAACACTATCTTGGATTCGTCCAGCGAAATGGAATATACTTCCTGCTGCACACAATCGTGATGGAGCTTACGCGCCGTTTCTGTGCCAAGCAGGTGTCCACCGTGCTGACGATCTACGGACTGGTTGTAATCTATAGCATGTACAACTTGCCAGTGCTGGCGGTGATAGTAGCGCAAAGCTTATCCTTCTATTATGCGAACCCGCCCAACTACTACCGTCGTGCAGTTTGGATAAAAACGTTCCTATGGATAGCGGTAATTAACTACTTCAAGGTGTGGTATTTTTACGACAAGCTAAACGTTCACTTCGGCATCGATAATGACCAGCTGCTGGAGCTGAGTCTGATCACATCGTGGAATGTTATCAAGTGCGCCAGCTTCTGTCTGGACAAGGGCGCTGAAGGCCCATCGGCCAAACACTACGGCCTGCGTGACCTACTGGCTTACTTGCTGTACTTTCCGCTGCTACTTATGGGACCCGCCATCGTGTACAGTCGGTTCAAAACACTGCACAATCTTTTTAAGGACGAGCTCGAACCGCATACCCTTCCCGATCGGCTGTGGACACTGGCGAAGCGGTTGACGATGGCCTTGTTCTGGACGCTGGTCATGCTGGCAGGACAACACTTCCTGTACGTGAATCTCATCCAGCAGGATCTGGTGCTGTTGCGCCACGTTAACCTTTGGGCACTGTACGGCCTTGGCTTTCTGATGGGACAGTTTTTCTACATAAAGTACGTGGTGTTCTACGGCGTTGGGATCGCGTTCGGTCGGTTCGATGGAATAGACATGCCGGCGAAACCGATCTGCATCGCCCGGGTAAACCAATACTCGGACATGTGGAAATACTTCGACCGCAGTTTGTACGAGTTCCTGTTCAAGTACATCTACACCGAGCTGTGCACGAAAACGTCCGGACTTCCGCGCAAAGTTCTAGCCAGCCTGGCCACGTTTGCGTTCATCTACATCTGGCACGGTGTGTTTCTGTTCATTCTCATCTGGTCGCTGATCAATTGGGTGTGCATTTTGCTGGAGCGACTAGTTAATCACTGCACACCCGCCGACAGCCGGTGGCGAGCGATCATCGGCACACACGTGTTCATCCCCTCGGTGCTTTcgaatttcttcttctttgcctcCGAAAGGGTCGGCTTCATCTACCTCGAGCGAACATACACGGAGGGACTAAGCAACTACATTGGCCTGTACGTGGCCTCCTACTGTTTCTACCAAACCGGGCAGCTGGTAAAGATTGAGCAGACGAATCGTGCTAATGAAGCGAAGCGAGTGAATTGA
- the LOC121589684 gene encoding peptidyl-prolyl cis-trans isomerase NIMA-interacting 4 encodes MPPKKDAKGGAKAAPAKGGGKKGGGAEEGAAKEKKGGTAVKVRHILCEKQGKIMEALEKLKEGQAFNVVATNYSEDKARQGGDLGWQIRGAMVGPFQDAAFALPISTTNAPKYTDPPIKTKFGYHIIMVEGKK; translated from the exons atgCCACCGAAAAAGGATGCTAAAGGAGGAGCAAAAGCAGCCCCAGCCAAGGGCGGTGGCAAGAAGGGAGGTGGCGCAGAGGAAG GTGCGgcgaaggagaaaaaaggcGGAACTGCGGTAAAGGTACGACACATCCTGTGCGAAAAGCAGGGCAAAATAATGGAAGCCCTGGAGAAGCTGAAGGAAGGCCAGGCGTTTAATGTGGTGGCGACGAACTATAGCGAGGACAAGGCACGCCAGGGTGGCGATCTTGGGTGGCAGATTCGCGGTGCCATGGTGGGACCGTTCCAGGATGCGGCATTTGCGTTACCGATCTCCACTACCAACGCGCCCAAGTATACGGATCCACCGATCAAGACCAAGTTCGGATACCATATTATAATGGTGGAAGGCAAGAAGTAG